In Mixophyes fleayi isolate aMixFle1 chromosome 4, aMixFle1.hap1, whole genome shotgun sequence, the following proteins share a genomic window:
- the LSM11 gene encoding U7 snRNA-associated Sm-like protein LSm11, translating to MEDEHRREAPVGEAGEDDDVPAGCLDVSSELFDPLLALYSPRTPLPFPDVRCFNNVAEYESFLRGAGRGRGRARGRSKASRKGRYEAPDPERVERLKKLMLPVEEGAEPPRPRRNRRPPKNVLTRMSLHKGSPLGELYRCVQDQLKVKVHIRTFKGLRGVCTGFIAAFDKCWNMAMVDVDETYRKPILGKAFYHEPQLTLTRLFDRLKLQESDTQGAVSESPAIPPPRTRARHAAGAERPISSRDPRKAAQQPARNIIKKEEDRKEISIDNPKPRTKGPKEKIDYQQVFTRHMKQVFIRGENILLVHIPE from the exons ATGGAAGACGAGCACCGGCGGGAAGCGCCGGTGGGGGAGGCCGGGGAAGACGACGATGTGCCCGCCGGCTGCCTGGATGTCAGCTCGGAGTTATTTGATCCCCTTCTGGCCCTGTACTCCCCCCGCACCCCGCTGCCGTTCCCCGATGTGCGCTGCTTTAACAACGTGGCCGAGTATGAGAGCTTCCTGCGGGGAGCCGGCCGGGGCCGCGGCCGGGCCCGGGGGAGGTCTAAGGCATCCCGGAAGGGCCGGTACGAGGCCCCGGATCCCGAGCGGGTGGAGAGGCTTAAAAAGCTGATGTTGCCGGTGGAGGAAGGGGCAGAGCCGCCCAGACCCCGGAGGAACAGGAGACCCCCGAAAAACGTGCTCACCCGCATGTCCT tgCATAAAGGCAGTCCTCTGGGAGAGTTATACCGCTGTGTACAGGACCAGCTAAAGGTCAAAGTTCATATCCGTACATTTAAGGGTCTGCGCGGTGTGTGCACAGGATTTATTGCGGCCTTTGACAAATGCTGGAACATG GCAATGGTGGACGTGGATGAAACGTACAGAAAACCTATCCTTGGGAAAGCATTTTACCATGAGCCCCAGCTAACTCTGACACGG CTGTTTGACAGGTTGAAGCTCCAGGAATCAGACACACAAGGTGCTGTGTCTGAGAGTCCAGCGATCCCACCTCCGCGTACCAGAGCCCGGCATGCAGCGGGCGCGGAGCGGCCGATTTCCAGCAGAGATCCCAGGAAGGCTGCCCAGCAGCCAGCCAGGAATATCATCAAAAAGGAAGAAGACCGAAAGGAGATTTCTATTGACAACCCCAAACCGCGGACTAAAGGCCCGAAGGAGAAGATAGATTATCAGCAGGTGTTTACACGTCACATGAAACAGGTTTTTATTCGGGGAGAGAACATACTATTGGTTCATATACCAGAATGA